In a single window of the Syngnathus typhle isolate RoL2023-S1 ecotype Sweden linkage group LG19, RoL_Styp_1.0, whole genome shotgun sequence genome:
- the svila gene encoding supervillin a isoform X9, which translates to MYRNPWISNYLSHVKFCGEGLPSDSSITISKSRLLQRRALSFQKQFSLDEKGDPIKVTKDIDVSLLANLNKVSELRKRFEGITTSTSDLEMNRKERITRRLEGIEGEPHPSVLPNLVANRLLEEDTPRYTRASDSCEPRGVTVQRYGMEELENPDSMQPLVPERQSRSQHRSDPKASNHADHNSSPSSSKGGPELESKAERIARYKAERRRQLAERYGISLDLEPDMEHPSRYTRPLKEPDGPERRNKAEFVPDEERNLAMTSTGSPRRGQSAPQKSHPEAGYEMSRSRVDSFLERERLLNLENQRRAAAPEPSTYMDVTSLSSSASVPARDYTGTGAPPSSPKMSRRPSVPSPKHGVSPGDFFIEQQAHNILTRHGTRAKVCPDWFLKTDADGDTHTLINWPSRIRVRERLAKEDCRQRSPEPASVAEAPTYRRQFQHQPSARYTTEPTIPQQNHPHHHPQALLSPSRPPGAPDITGYPSYLSMTSGAPSKLELLPDEESEETGDVRTEGLLRCRKAVLPSEVRRRERSAEDPHRGRRDDEMRSSKAFTEIEEPPRRGHRGRARWETLEPSRHTEQTSHQQETSNRSRERENLIYVQKGLSASHIQPKAAPIHPVADLGDQEPNHRSLRHHSQEAKKNNAEIHQDSRVSVAQLRNSYMESSNTPPSRRRDEASCVSSELTSNQADEEKLDERAKLSVAAKRSLFRELEKNIGSGKPRSRNAAVDRRLRRTQDRSRTQPVTTEEVVIATTAPTHVPHTVHTAVARVSSPTLVCSALAPSSLQASSHHNASAREQAPDARRTPPEQEPQSCKQVAPMDDKSQAQEEPDLCTLSLAEKMALFNRLAQPPTRVTRVRGDTRQRRSSARYQTQPITLGDMEKESSDVDSQDEQEQCEKPVELHQLHNDGGSQFEHLPSSRGGTLSTDHAGDIHVTRAAVEASAPDPRPHDHQTQPYRASRHAEEETERAGGKRKLPSPEREVRQAAPPHPHAGRERREEEEEQWRSRGRLDEAMLNSDHHMLIERQEQKNEEGDHVAFQRRRTFSEELPEPTIVRSRLASGSSRGGVCQPPETDAYPDDGELGAGTLQSEPQDDLCDGMTAKHMSIKQRVALLKKSGEDDWRNRINKKQDAVKVAVDDQNAHLWEVEQSFMKKGDEELMMDDLAVSDQLWVPKSSRSMQVDERYPWRRKRITEAAMESQRIEAQMSIQERKEQIEAQEEAWKSKGHGAANDSTQFTVAARMAKKGLASPSPLQSSSSKAKNSSPAISKPQDEIKAIPDLNLESDRKLEKLESFLGKLNSKALPEATVTVTEKKIKEVMTLDDEDFSKFYRQVEEPLSITNKVELADDFDAIFGRQVPTLMSDMVQHKRAVRPTRNVQASKNPLKMLAAREDIRHEYTEQRLNVGLLESRRMKAEKMNMNSNLSDVALAGLASTENFSNVNLRSVNISEQMSNNSAVPYKKLMLLQVKGRRHIQTRLVEPRASSLNSGDCFLLITPHHCFIWMGEFANVIEKNKAAELGNFIQSKRDLGCRADSVQVIEEGVDSHGQAAKEFWKILGGLASYQSAGTPDEDELYEGAIVETNCIYRLIDNKLVPDDDFWAKIPRCSLLKPKEVLVFDFGSEMYIWHGKEVTLAQRKVAFQLAKHLWNGTFDYTNCDINPLDPGECNPLIPKKGQGRPDWAVFGRLTHHNETTLFKEKFLDWSESRKAPSPSKTSNNHSIDRKDQPTSDQPRAYDAALMLPLHQAPVCTVVDGLNVGRGYGLVEVDDWRCYEISTIGVEVWHILEFDYSRLPRQSIGQFHEGDTYVVKWKFMVSTAVWKRQNPEQVKTTGPGKEKCCYFFWQGRNSTVSEKGTSALMTVELDEERGAQIQVQQGKEPPCFLQCFTGRMIVHAGKREEEEENSQNDWRLYCVRGEMEAESHLVEVVCHCSSLRSRVSMVLLSVSQSLIYLWHGCKSQAHTREVAHTAASRIKEHCPLEAGLHSSSKVTIRECEEGAEPQGFWEALGRRDRKAYDCMLQDPGRFNFTPRLYQLSSSSGDFVAVEFHYPARDNKQVNSMPFLQEDLYSASQPALFLVDNHHEVYLWQGWWPQDSESTGSARIRWDSDRKCAMETVLQYCREKNPKKAPKAYLIHAGLEPLTFTNMFPSWEHREDVAEITEREAEVCNQIILVEDVLARLCQTAYPLEDLLARPLPEGVDPLRLEVYLTDEDFEGVGACGKRGLEMTREEYDSMPAWKQVNLKKSKGLF; encoded by the exons ATGTACCGGAACCCGTGGATTTCCAATTATCTAAGCCATGTCAAGTTTTGCGGTGAAG GACTCCCAAGTGACAGCTCTATCACAATTAGCAAAAGCAGATTGCTTCAGAGGAGAGCTCTTAG CTTCCAAAAACAATTCTCTTTGGACGAAAAAGGTGACCCAATCAAAGTTACCAAAGATATAGATGTTAGTCTCCTGGCTAATCTCAACAAAG TCTCTGAGTTGAGGAAACGATTTGAAGGCATCACCACAAGCACGAGTGACTTGGAAATGAACAG GAAGGAGCGCATCACCCGGCGATTGGAAGGCATCGAGGGGGAGCCGCATCCATCGGTCCTGCCCAATTTGGTGGCCAATCGTCTTCTGGAAGAAGATACACCGCGATACACGAGAGCTTCTGACTCATGCGAGCCACGTGGTG TTACAGTGCAAAGATATGGAATGGAAGAGTTAGAAAATCCAGATAGTATGCAGCCGCTAGTTCCTGAGCGACAGTCCAGAAGTCAACATCGATCTGATCCGAAGGCCTCCAATCACGCTGATCACAATTCATCACCATCATCCAGCAAAGGTGGTCCAGAGCTAGAGTCCAAAGCTGAACGCATTGCCCGCTACAAGGCGGAGCGCCGTCGGCAGCTGGCTGAGCGTTATGGTATCTCTTTGGACCTGGAGCCAGACATGGAGCATCCATCCCGCTACACTCGTCCTCTTAAAGAGCCCGATGGCCCCGAAAGGCGTAACAAAGCGGAGTTTGTCCCGGATGAAGAAAGAAACCTCGCTATGACTTCCACCGGTAGTCCGAGGCGAGGGCAAAGCGCACCCCAAAAGAGCCATCCCGAGGCGGGCTATGAAATGAGTCGAAGCAGAGTGGATTCTTTCTTAGAGAGGGAGCGGCTCCTGAACCTGGAGAATCAACGCAGAGCAGCCGCTCCTGAGCCGTCCACTTACATGGATGTTACATCATTGTCCTCCAGCGCCAGCGTGCCTGCTCGGGACTACACCGGCACAGGCGCGCCGCCAAGCTCGCCCAAGATGAGCAGACGACCTTCTGTCCCCTCACCCAAACACGGCGTGTCACCTGGTGACTTCTTTATCGAGCAGCAGGCCCATAACATACTCACCAGACATGG TACAAGGGCAAAAGTGTGCCCTGATTGGTTCCTCAAGACTGACGCTGATGGCGACACCCACACCTTAATCAACTGGCCCTCGAG AATTCGAGTTAGGGAGAGGCTTGCGAAGGAGGACTGTCGTCAGAGGAGCCCAGAGCCGGCAAGTGTCGCAGAAGCTCCGACATATCGCAGACAATTTCAGCACCAGCCGTCTGCGCGGTACACCACGGAGCCAACCATTCCCCAGCAGAACCACCCTCACCATCACCCGCAAGCGCTGCTTTCTCCGTCCCGGCCACCAGGGGCTCCAGATATTACCGGTTATCCCAGTTATCTGTCCATGACCTCTGGCGCTCCATCCAAACTGGAGCTGCTCCCAGATGAGGAAAGTGAGGAGACGGGCGACGTTCGGACAGAGGGCCTGTTGCGTTGTAGGAAAGCAGTACTACCCTCAGAGGTCCGCCGCAGGGAGAGGAGCGCCGAAGACCCGCATAGAGGAAGAAGAGATGATGAGATGAGGTCCTCCAAAGCGTTCACTGAGATTGAAGAACCTCCAAGAAGAGGCCACAGAGGCAGAGCCAGATGGGAAACACTTGAGCCCTCCAGACACACAGAGCAGACCAGCCATCAACAAGAAACCAGCAACAGGTCCAGGGAGCGTGAAAATCTCATTTATGTCCAGAAAGGCTTGTCGGCATCTCACATCCAACCCAAAGCAGCGCCGATCCATCCTGTAGCAGATCTCGGTGATCAAGAGCCAAATCATAGAAGCTTGCGTCACCATTCGCAGGAGGCCAAGAAAAATAACGCAGAGATTCACCAGGACAGCCGTGTGTCTGTGGCCCAGCTCAGAAATTCGTACATGGAAAGCTCCAACACTCCCCCGAGCAGACGCAGAGACGAAGC gtccTGTGTGAGCTCCGAATTGACTTCCAATCAAG CTGATGAAGAGAAGCTCGATGAACGGGCCAAGCTGAGCGTAGCGGCCAAGCGCTCTCTCTTCAGG GAACTGGAGAAAAACATTGGGTCTGGCAAACCCCGTTCGAGGAATGCTGCAGTCGACCGAAGGCTGAGACGGACACAGGATCGGTCTAGAACTCAGCCAGTCACCACCGAGGAGGTGGTCATCGCCACCAC CGCCCCCACTCATGTGCCACACACCGTTCACACGGCTGTAGCGCGCGTCTCTAGCCCCACCCTTGTTTGCAGCGCCCTCGCTCCGAGCAG TCTGCAGGCATCATCGCATCACAACGCCAGCGCCCGCGAGCAGGCGCCAGACGCTCGCCGAACACCGCCCGAGCAAGAGCCCCAGAGCTGCAAGCAGGTCGCACCAATGGATGATAAATCCCAGGCCCAGGAGGAGCCTGACCTCTGCACGCTCAGTCTGGCGGAGAAGATGGCGCTGTTTAACCGGCTGGCTCAACCGCCCACCAGAGTGACTCGCGTCAGGGGGGACACGCGTCAGCGCAGGAGCAGCGCTCGCTATCAGACACAACCTATCACTCTTGGTGACATGGAGAAG GAGTCTTCAGACGTAGACAGCCAGGATGAACAGGAGCAATGTGAGAAGCCGGTAGAACTCCACCAA cttCACAATGATGGAGGTTCTCAGTTTGAACACCTCCCTTCGTCCAGAGGAGGAACGCTATCCACTGACCACGCAGGAGACATCCACGTCACTCGAGCGGCAGTTGAAGCCAGCGCCCCTGACCCGAGACCCCACGACCACCAAACTCAGCCTTATCGAGCCTCGCGACATGCAGAGGAAGAAACAGAGCGGGCAGGGGGGAAGAGGAAGCTCCCCTCTCCCGAGAGAGAAGTCAGGCAGGCGGCTCCGCCTCATCCCCATGCTGGAAGAGAGAgaagggaggaagaggaggagcagtGGCGATCTAGAGGGAGGTTGGATGAAGCCATGCTTAACTCAGACCATCACATGTTGATAGAGAGgcaggaacaaaaaaatgagGAAGGGGACCATGTAGCCTTCCAGAGGCGGAGAACATTCAGTGAAG AGTTGCCCGAGCCCACTATTGTGAGATCCAGACTAGCATCGGGTTCATCGAGGGGCGGCGTGTGCCAGCCTCCCGAGACGGACGCGTACCCCGACGACGGGGAACTTGGAGCCGGCACGTTGCAATCTGAACCGCAGGACGATCTGTGTGACGGGATGACAGCCAAACACATGTCCATCAAACAGAG GGTGGCTTTGCTGAAGAAGAGCGGCGAGGACGACTGGAGGAACAGGATCAATAAGAAGCAGGATGCAGTGAAGGTTGCCGTGGACGACCAGAACGCTCACTTGTGGGAAGTGGAGCAGAGCTTCATGAAGAAG GGCGATGAGGAACTGATGATGGATGATCTTGCAGTGTCTGACCAACTTTGG GTCCCCAAATCTTCCAGATCCATGCAGGTAGATGAGAGGTACCCCTGGAGACGGAAG AGAATCACCGAGGCCGCGATGGAGTCGCAGAGGATCGAGGCCCAGATGTCCATCCAGGAGAGGAAAGAGCAGATCGAAGCTCAAGAGGAAGCCTGGAAGTCCAAAGGCCACGGAGCTGCCAACGATTCCACCCAATTTACTGTGGCGGCACGCATGGCCAAAAAAG GGTTGGCCTCCCCTTCTCCTTTGCAATCATCATCGTCCAAAGCCAAGAACAGCAGCCCTGCCATTTCCAAACCACAAGATG AGATCAAGGCAATACCGGATCTCAACCTGGAGTCGGACAGGAAACTGGAAAAGCTGGAGTCATTCCTCGGCAAGCTCAACAGTAAAG CGCTGCCCGAGGCTACTGTCACGGTAACGGAGAAGAAGATAAAAGAAGTCATGACCCTGGACGATGAGGATTTTTCCAAATTCTATCGCCAAGTGGAGGAACCGCTGAGCATCACTAACAAGGTGGAGCTGGCGGATGATTTTGATGCCATTTTCGGGCGGCAGGTTCCGAC GCTGATGTCAGACATGGTGCAGCATAAACGAGCGGTGCGCCCGACGCGCAACGTTCAAGCGTCGAAGAACCCGCTGAAGATGCTCGCTGCCAGAGAGGACATCAGACACGAATACACTGAGCAGCGCCTCAACGTCGGCTTGTTGGAGAGCAGGAGGATGAAGGCGGAGAAAA TGAACATGAACTCCAATTTATCCGACGTGGCCCTGGCCGGTCTTGCCAGCACCGAGAACTTCAGCAATGTCAACTTGCGCAGTGTCAACATCTCTGAGCAGATGTCCAACAATAGCGCCGTGCCTTACAAGAAATTGATGCTCttgcaggtcaaag GCCGGCGACATATTCAGACCAGGCTAGTGGAGCCAAGGGCGTCGTCGCTGAACAGCGGCGACTGTTTCCTCCTCATCACGCCTCACCACTGCTTCATCTGGATGGGAGAGTTTGCTAACGTCATCGAGAAGAATAAG GCTGCAGAGTTGGGCAACTTCATCCAAAGCAAGCGAGATCTGGGTTGTCGCGCCGACAGTGTCCAGGTCATCGAGGAAGGCGTCGATAGTCACGGCCAAGCTGCCAAGGAGTTCTGGAAGATCCTGGGAGGCCTCGCCAGTTACCAGT CAGCGGGAACACCGGATGAAGATGAGCTTTACGAAGGTGCCATCGTGGAAACCAACTGTATTTACCGTCTGATCGACAACAAGCTGGTGCCGGATGACGATTTTTGGGCCAAGATACCCCGTTGTTCCTTACTCAAACCAAAGGAG GTTCTGGTTTTTGACTTTGGTAGTGAGATGTACATTTGGCACGGGAAGGAAGTGACGCTGGCTCAGAGGAAGGTGGCCTTCCAGCTGGCCAAACACCTGTGGAACGGAACATTTGACTACACAAACTGTGACATCAACCCCCTCGATCCCGGAGAATGCAACCCGCTCATTCCAAA GAAAGGCCAGGGTCGTCCTGACTGGGCAGTGTTTGGAAGACTGACTCATCACAATGAAACCACGTTGTTCAAAGAGAAGTTCTTAGATTGGAGCGAGTCCAGGAAAGCACCCAGCCCCAGCAAAACCAGCAACAACCACAGTATTGATCGCAAG GATCAGCCCACCTCTGATCAGCCCCGTGCCTACGACGCCGCCTTAATGTTGCCGCTCCACCAGGCGCCCGTCTGCACTGTTGTGGACGGCTTGAATGTGGGGCGGGGCTACGGATTGGTGGAAGTGGACGATTGGCGCTGCTATGAGATCAGCACGATTGGCGTGGAGGTGTGGCACATCCTGGAGTTTGACTACAGCCGTCTACCGCGCCAAAGCATCGGACAGTTCCATGAGGGTGACACATATGTGGTGAAGTGGAAATTCATGGTCAGCACTGCAG TCTGGAAGCGGCAAAACCCTGAGCAGGTGAAGACGACGGGGCCCGGCAAAGAGAAATGCTGCTACTTTTTTTGGCAAGGTCGCAACTCCACTGTCAGCGAGAAAGGAACGTCGGCACTCATGACTGTCGAGTTGGATGAGGAGCGAGGAGCAcag ATTCAAGTGCAGCAAGGAAAAGAACCTCCGTGCTTCCTGCAGTGCTTCACAGGAAGGATGATCGTCCATGCAGGGAagagagaagaggaggaagaaaactCGCAAA ATGACTGGCGACTATACTGTGTGCGAGGAGAAATGGAGGCAGAGAGCCATCTAGTGGAGGTTGTGTGTCACTGCAGTAGCCTGCGCTCTCGGGTCTCCATGGTACTGCTGAGCGTCAGCCAGTCCCTCATCTACCTCTGGCACGGCTGCAAGTCGCAAGCACACACACGGGAGGTGGCACACACCGCCGCCAGCAGAATCAAAGAACA TTGTCCTCTGGAAGCAGGACTTCACAGCAGCAGCAAGGTGACCATACGGGAATGCGAGGAGGGAGCAGAACCGCAAGGATTTTGGGAGGCCCTCGGCAGGAGAGACAGGAAAGCTTACGACTGCATGCTGCAAG ATCCTGGCAGGTTCAACTTCACACCTCGTCTGTACCAGCTAAGCAGCAGTTCGGGGGATTTCGTAGCTGTTGAGTTTCACTACCCTGCCAGAGACAACAAGCAAGTCAACTCCATGCCTTTCCTACAAGAGGACCTTTATTCCGCCTCCCAACCAG CATTGTTCCTGGTGGACAACCACCATGAAGTGTACCTGTGGCAAGGTTGGTGGCCTCAGGACAGTGAAAGTACCGGCTCCGCCCGAATCCGCTGGGACTCGGACAGGAAGTGCGCAATGGAGACGGTGCTGCAGTACTGCCGAG AAAAGAATCCGAAAAAGGCCCCGAAAGCGTACCTGATCCACGCCGGCCTGGAGCCGCTCACCTTCACCAACATGTTTCCCAGCTGGGAGCACCGGGAGGACGTGGCTGAGATCACCGAGCGG GAAGCCGAGGTGTGTAACCAGATTATTCTGGTGGAGGATGTGTTAGCCAGACTATGTCAGACCGCATACCCTCTGGAAGATCTCCTGGCTCGGCCGCTGCCTGAGGGCGTTGACCCCCTGCGGTTGGAAGTCTACCTCACAGATGAGGACTTTGAG GGCGTGGGGGCTTGTGGAAAG AGAGGCTTGGAGATGACCCGGGAGGAGTACGATAGTATGCCTGCATGGAAGCAGGTGAACTTGAAGAAATCCAAAGGACTTTTCTAA